From one Gadus morhua chromosome 8, gadMor3.0, whole genome shotgun sequence genomic stretch:
- the ripk1l gene encoding receptor-interacting serine/threonine-protein kinase 1, whose translation MASSLETFRIRSADILTKDPLDYGGFGEVFLCRHKTLGPVVLKAVFTGLLRNEDSKRSLQEEGALMTKLCHERVVKLLGVIMEDGDYSLVMELIPMGNLKSMLQQVTVPISIRGRIVLEILEGMVYLTENNVIHKDLKPENILVDQDFHIKIADLGLATCESWSKLTREESRRKSRSVATAGTQGAGTLSYMAPEHLEDINIRSTEKSDVYSFAIVLWVILTGRDPYENARNENQVCMCVRNGNRPAEDLIAEDIPREMVDLMKSCWHKDPKLRPTFQEGYKMFLPFYTENLEDLIEKDSHHLREMYDGPEGLVEKLKTLTIPSESASADGPASLLSSDRSGPSLGPSLGPVEASVEDLHYEVPADPIQTDAQGVGAEGPHATSLEQKLDRELQYHKNGSYTFVGQPHSADPSQPDHSRLRRAVSELPQHPGMSSVRPATAEPSEDGCYRPDMGIYESMVSAASSAKSHHKSTVSSNPSLAEHRLVPPEQASAYERQKSWPTYPVPDTAAADYPAGLRFTPNTIGPLQDTGYQGWCIQNASAIQIGNNNSLSIRGSDSSLGGPSNSMLQLKQALLKYDDQAVTEEHLNLLRDNIGSNWKRCARRLGLTNVEVEAVDHDYCRDGLHEMVHQMLERWRMKEGSLGCTVGKLCQALGSHIPVDVIQKLLSACQKSSST comes from the exons ATGGCCAGTTCACTCGAAACTTTTCGAATCCGATCAGCTGATATTTTAACCAAAGACCCGCTCGACTACGGAGGATTCGGTGAAGTCTTCTTATGCCGCCACAAAACCCTCGGACCTGTGGTCCTGAAGGCTGTGTTCACTGGCCTTCTTCGAAACGA AGATAGTAAGAGATcgctgcaggaggagggggccCTGATGACCAAACTGTGCCATGAGCGTGTGGTGAAGCTTCTGGGTGTCATTATGGAGGACGGGGACTACTCCCTGGTCATGGAGCTCATACCAATGGGCAATCTGAAGTCCATGCTTCAACAG GTTACAGTGCCAATATCGATCAGGGGCAGAATCGTTCTCGAGATTCTGGAAGGAATGGTTTACCTCACAGAAAATAATGTCATACACAAGGACTTGAAGCCGGAGAACATCTTAGTGGACCAGGACTTCCACATCAAG ATCGCTGACCTCGGCCTGGCCACTTGCGAGTCCTGGAGCAAGCTGACTCGGGAGGAGTCCCGCAGGAAGAGCCGCTCAGTGGCCACGGCGGGCACCCAGGGGGCCGGCACGCTGAGCTACATGGCCCCTGAGCACCTGGAGGACATCAACATCCGCTCCACGGAGAAGTCTGACGTCTACAGCTTCGCCATCGTGCTGTGGGTCATCCTCACCGGCCGAGACCCTTACGAGA acGCCCGAAACGAGAAccaggtgtgcatgtgtgtccgcAATGGAAACCGCCCAGCGGAGGACCTCATCGCGGAGGACATTCCCCGCGAGATGGTGGATCTCATGAAGAGCTGCTGGCACAAGGACCCGAAGCTGAGGCCCACATTTCAGG aGGGTTACAAGATGTTCCTACCTTTCTACACGGAAAATCTCGAAGACTTAATTGAGAAGGATTCCCATCATTTGAGG GAAATGTACGATGGTCCCGAAGGGCTGGTGGAGAAGTTGAAAACCCTAACTATCCCCTCTGAGTCTGCATCAGCAG ACGGCCCCGCCTCCCTGCTGAGCTCAGACCGAAGCGGCCCCTCCCTTGGCCCCTCCCTGGGCCCCGTGGAGGCCAGCGTGGAGGACCTCCACTACGAGGTGCCCGCCGACCCCATCCAGACAGACGcccagggggtgggggcggaAGGCCCCCACGCCACCAGCCTGGAGCAGAAGCTGGACAGGGAGCTGCAGTACCACAAGAACGGCAGCTACACCTTCGTGGGCCAGCCGCACTCGGCCGACCCCAGCCAGCCCGACCACAGCCGGCTACGACGCGCCGTCTCGGAGCTTCCCCAGCACCCGGGGATGTCCTCGGTGCGCCCGGCGACCGCCGAGCCCTCGGAGGACGGCTGCTACCGCCCCGACATGGGCATCTACGAGTCGATGGTGTCCGCGGCGTCCTCGGCCAAGTCTCACCACAAGTCCACTGTGTCCAGCAACCCGTCCCTCGCCGAGCACCGGCTCGTCCCTCCGGAGCAGGCCTCGGCCTACGAGCGACAGAAGTCGTGGCCGACGTACCCAGTCCCGGACACGGCGGCGGCCGACTACCCCGCCGGGCTCCGCTTCACTCCAAACACGATCGGCCCCCTGCAGGATACAG gtTACCAGGGTTGGTGCATCCAGAACGCGAGTGCTATCCAGATTGGTAATAACAACTCTCTGAGCATCAGGGGCTCAGACTCCAGTCTGGGTGGGCCGTCCAACTCTATGCTGCAACTCAAACAGGCTCTCCTGAAATATG ACGACCAGGCGGTGACTGAGGAACACCTGAACCTGCTGAGGGACAACATCGGCTCCAACTGGAAGCGCTGCGCTCGGCGCCTGGGTCTGACCaacgtggaggtggaggcggtggaccACGACTACTGCCGCGACGGGCTGCATGAGATGGTGCACCAGATGCTAGAGCGCTGGAGGATGAAGGAGGGCAGCTTGGGCTGCACTGTGGGCAAGCTCTGCCAGGCACTGGGTAGCCACATCCCCGTGGACGTGATCCAGAAACTGTTGTCCGCCTGCCAGAAGAGCAGCTCCACCTGA